In Meleagris gallopavo isolate NT-WF06-2002-E0010 breed Aviagen turkey brand Nicholas breeding stock chromosome 15, Turkey_5.1, whole genome shotgun sequence, one DNA window encodes the following:
- the FABP6 gene encoding gastrotropin has translation MAFAGKYEFESDENYDDFVKKIGLPADKIELGRNCKIVTEVVQNGNDFTWTQHFPGGRTTTNSFTIDKEADMETMGGRKFKATVKMEGGKIVADFPNYRHTAEISGGKLVEISTSSGVVYKRTSKKIA, from the exons ATGGCATTCGCAGGCAAATATGAATTCGAAAGTGATGAGAACTACGATGACTTTGTGAAGAAGATTG GTCTCCCCGCTGACAAGATCGAACTGGGAAGGAATTGCAAAATAGTCACTGAGGTGGTGCAGAATGGAAACGATTTCACCTGGACTCAGCACTTCCCAGGAGGACGCACCACAACTAATTCATTCACTATAGACAAGGAAGCAGACATGGAGACAATGGGTGGTAGAAAGTTCAAG GCAACTGTTAAAATGGAAGGTGGGAAAATAGTAGCTGATTTTCCCAACTATCGTCATACTGCAGAGATTTCTGGAGGAAAGCTTGTAGAG ATCTCCACTTCTTCTGGAGTAGTCTACAAGAGAACCAGCAAAAagattgcttaa
- the CCNJL gene encoding cyclin-J-like protein, which produces MGRKRMEEQWWRGELAADIHQTLRTKERNLPLYKAHSPQIGMRRYFIDLLTVLSNRCNLCPTARHLAIYLLDLFMDRYDITVKQLYVTSFACLLLASKFEEKEDKVPKLEHLNNLAYMCNVNVVLSKKDLLQMEMLLLENFNWNLCIPTAAHYIDYYLYASLGENDLHNGWPITSLTKVKAFMEKYAYYFLDFSVQDHCFLHFRPSLIAAASVCASRICMQVSPAWTTQLELLTCYSWEHLAQCIEMMLIYYENDIKEASNIKKEVTIQHQQQEVMENLRQEATTQVLFQQSSYHPLAQHSASLSQFQSPVQDLCSAYRDSLQAHRPSTLLAGSADSSLHSYAALQASLQPSAQTLHVQMPIAVQVALGTEPSHCISMAYGSSYFSGCHSYPAGCFDG; this is translated from the exons atgggaagaaaaaggatgGAGGAGCAGTGGTGGAGAGGGGAGCTGGCGGCAGACATCCATCAGACCCTGAGGACGAAG GAACGTAACCTGCCCCTGTACAAGGCCCATTCACCACAGATTGGGATGCGCCGTTACTTCATTGATCTCTTGACCGTCCTCAGCAACCGTTGCAATCTCTGCCCTACAGCCCGGCATCTCGCTATCTACTTACTGGACCTCTTCATGGATCGCTATGATATCACTGTCAAGCAACTGTATGTCACTTCATTTGCCTGTCTTCTCCTAGCAA GTAAgtttgaagagaaagaagataaagTTCCGAAGTTGGAGCACTTAAATAACCTGGCATACATGTGCAATGTGAATGTGGTACTGAGCAAGAAAGACTTGCTTCAAatggaaatgctgcttctgGAAAACTTCAACTGGAACCTGTGTATACCAACAGCAGCACACTACATTGACTACTACCTCTATGCATCTCTTGGTGAGAATGACCTTCACAACGGCTGGCCAATCACTTCACTAACCAAAGTCAAAGCTTTTATGGAAAAATATGCATATTACTTccttgatttttcagtgcaag ATCACTGTTTCCTTCATTTTCGTCCATCTCTGATTGCTGCAGCTTCTGTGTGTGCCTCACGCATCTGTATGCAGGTTTCTCCTGCCTGGACAACACAGCTTGAATTGCTCACTTGTTACTCCTGGGAGCACCTTGCCCAATGCATTGAAATGATGCTCAT ATATTATGAGAATGACATCAAAGAAGCCAGTAATATAAAAAAGGAAGTAACAATCCAACATCAGCAACAGGAAGTAATGGAAAACCTGAGACAGGAAGCCACTACTCAAGTTCTATTTCAGCAATCCAGTTATCATCCTTTAGCCCAACATTCAGCTAGTCTTTCCCAGTTCCAGTCACCAGTACAGGATTTGTGCTCTGCTTATCGTGACTCCTTACAGGCACACAGACCCAGCACTCTGCTTGCTGGGAGTGCTGACAGCTCGCTGCACTCCTATGCTGCTCTTCAGGCCAGCCTGCAGCCGTCTGCCCAGACTCTGCACGTCCAAATGCCTATTGCTGTGCAAGTGGCCTTAGGAACAGAGCCCAGTCACTGCATTTCCATGGCTTATGGTAGTAGTTACTTCAGCGGTTGCCATTCGTATCCAGCTGGGTGTTTTGATGGATAA